The following are from one region of the Streptomyces changanensis genome:
- a CDS encoding SURF1 family cytochrome oxidase biogenesis protein — MYRFLLSRQWVILTLVVLVLIPVMVELGFWQFHRHERRVAQNALIADNLTAAPVPVTELTSPGHTVPRSDLWRRATATGTFDTAREVVVRRRTNADDRVGMHVLTPLVLTDGRVVLVNRGWVPAAPDQKSYPDVPPAPKGQVTVVGRLMADQTTDSSGIKDLRGLPPRQVMLINSEQQAERLGREVLGGYLELTEPAPPGGSPEPIPDPDHESIGSHMAYAVQWWLFAAGVPVGWVVLVRRERRDQAVATDGSGSAGPAGPGGGDGDGDDGAGGGGDGAGVETPREPADR, encoded by the coding sequence GTGTACCGCTTCCTGTTGTCCCGGCAGTGGGTGATCCTCACCCTCGTCGTGCTCGTCCTGATCCCGGTGATGGTCGAGCTGGGCTTCTGGCAGTTCCACCGGCACGAGCGCCGCGTCGCCCAGAACGCGCTGATCGCGGACAACCTCACGGCCGCACCCGTCCCCGTGACCGAGCTCACGTCACCGGGTCACACCGTCCCGCGCTCCGACCTGTGGCGCCGGGCGACGGCGACGGGCACGTTCGACACCGCGCGCGAGGTCGTCGTGCGGCGCCGCACCAACGCGGACGACCGGGTCGGCATGCACGTGCTGACCCCGCTGGTCCTCACCGACGGCCGGGTCGTCCTGGTCAACCGCGGCTGGGTCCCGGCCGCGCCGGACCAGAAGTCCTACCCGGACGTGCCGCCCGCACCGAAGGGCCAGGTGACCGTGGTCGGCCGGCTCATGGCGGACCAGACCACCGACAGCAGCGGCATCAAGGACCTGCGCGGCCTCCCGCCGCGCCAGGTCATGCTCATCAACAGCGAGCAGCAGGCGGAGCGGCTGGGCCGCGAGGTCCTCGGCGGCTACCTGGAGCTGACGGAGCCCGCACCGCCCGGCGGCAGCCCCGAGCCGATCCCGGACCCCGACCACGAGTCGATCGGCTCCCACATGGCGTACGCCGTCCAGTGGTGGCTGTTCGCGGCGGGCGTGCCGGTGGGGTGGGTCGTGCTGGTCCGCCGGGAGCGGCGCGACCAGGCGGTGGCCACGGACGGGAGCGGGTCCGCCGGGCCCGCCGGACCGGGTGGCGGTGACGGTGACGGCGACGACGGCGCCGGGGGCGGCGGCGACGGTGCGGGTGTGGAGACCCCGCGGGAGCCCGCCGACCGGTGA
- a CDS encoding SDR family oxidoreductase, translating into MDLGLKDRVYVVTGASRGLGHATAKALVAEGAKVLLSSRDGDAVRRAADALGGGAVAVAADNADPATPERLVAAAREHFGGFDGVLVSVGGPAPGWAADNTDEQWRAAFDSVFLGAVRMARTAADALGEGGVIGFVLSGSVHEPIPGLTISNGLRPGLAGFAKSLANEVGPRGVRVVGLLPSRIDTDRVRELDALSGDAAAARADNEARIPLRRYGTPEEFGATAAFLLSPAASYLTGVMLPVDGGARHGF; encoded by the coding sequence ATGGATCTTGGACTGAAGGACCGTGTGTACGTCGTGACCGGTGCCTCCCGGGGCCTCGGGCACGCGACGGCGAAGGCGCTGGTGGCCGAGGGGGCGAAGGTCCTCCTGTCGTCCCGCGACGGGGACGCCGTGCGGCGGGCGGCGGACGCGCTGGGCGGTGGCGCCGTCGCGGTCGCCGCCGACAACGCCGACCCGGCGACGCCCGAGCGGCTCGTCGCGGCGGCGCGGGAGCACTTCGGCGGGTTCGACGGCGTGCTGGTCAGCGTCGGCGGCCCGGCGCCCGGGTGGGCGGCGGACAACACCGACGAGCAGTGGCGGGCCGCGTTCGACTCGGTCTTCCTCGGCGCCGTCCGCATGGCCCGCACGGCGGCGGACGCGCTCGGCGAGGGCGGGGTGATCGGTTTCGTCCTGTCCGGTTCGGTGCACGAGCCGATCCCCGGGCTGACGATCTCCAACGGCCTGCGCCCCGGCCTCGCCGGCTTCGCGAAGTCCCTGGCGAACGAGGTCGGGCCGCGCGGCGTGCGTGTCGTGGGCCTGCTCCCCTCGCGCATCGACACGGACCGGGTGCGCGAGCTGGACGCCCTGTCCGGTGACGCGGCCGCCGCACGCGCCGACAACGAGGCGCGCATCCCGCTGCGCCGCTACGGCACGCCGGAGGAGTTCGGCGCGACGGCGGCGTTCCTGCTCTCCCCCGCCGCCTCGTACCTGACCGGGGTCATGCTGCCGGTCGACGGCGGCGCGCGCCACGGCTTCTGA
- a CDS encoding glycoside hydrolase family 15 protein: MTQRIEDYALIGDLQTAALVGRDGSVDWLCLPRFDSGACFAALLGDEDNGHWRLAPRGARTCTRRAYLGDSLVLESVWETRTGTVRVLDFMPQRDRSPDLMRIVEGVSGRVEMSSVLRLRFDYGSAVPWVRRTDGHRVAVAGPDSVWLRSEPEVKTWGQQYSTCSSFTVGPGEKVAFCLTWHPSHEPRPALVDPYEALEHTLGDWKSWAAQCTYDGPYRDAVMRSLITLKALTYAPTGGIVAAPTTSLPEEMGGVRNWDYRFCWLRDSTLTLYALLSAGYLEEAGAWRDWLLRAVAGDPADLQIMYGLAGERRLPEAEVPWLRGYGGSRPVRIGNAAVNQRQLDVYGQVMDSLYLAREVGMPPQRHAWALQLSLLGYLESTWRQPDEGLWEVRGQRRHFVHSKVMAWVAADRAVRTLERHPELPGDVERWRTMRDEVHREVCARGYDPARNTFTQSYGSAELDAATLLIPRVGFLPPDDPRVVGTVEAVAAELGHDGFIHRYSTDGIAVDGLPGGEGTFLACSFWMADALNMMGRKDEARELFERLLGVCNDVGLLAEEYDPVAGRQLGNFPQAFSHVGLVTTALALTADDAAG, translated from the coding sequence GTGACGCAACGTATCGAGGACTACGCCCTCATCGGGGATTTGCAGACCGCCGCCCTGGTGGGCCGGGACGGCTCCGTCGACTGGCTCTGCCTGCCACGCTTCGACTCCGGCGCCTGCTTCGCCGCGCTCCTGGGCGACGAGGACAACGGCCACTGGCGACTCGCGCCCCGGGGTGCGCGCACCTGCACCCGACGCGCTTACCTGGGCGATTCCCTGGTGCTGGAGTCCGTGTGGGAGACCCGCACCGGCACGGTCCGCGTCCTCGACTTCATGCCGCAGCGCGACCGCTCCCCCGACCTGATGCGGATCGTGGAGGGCGTGTCCGGCCGGGTCGAGATGTCGTCCGTGCTGCGACTGCGGTTCGACTACGGCTCGGCCGTGCCGTGGGTGCGGCGCACCGACGGCCACCGGGTCGCCGTCGCGGGCCCCGACTCGGTGTGGCTGCGCAGCGAGCCGGAGGTGAAGACCTGGGGCCAGCAGTACAGCACCTGCTCCTCCTTCACGGTCGGCCCCGGCGAGAAGGTCGCCTTCTGCCTCACCTGGCACCCCTCCCACGAGCCGCGCCCCGCCCTGGTCGACCCGTACGAGGCGCTGGAGCACACGCTGGGGGACTGGAAGTCCTGGGCGGCCCAGTGCACCTACGACGGGCCGTACCGGGACGCGGTGATGCGCTCGCTCATCACGCTCAAGGCGCTCACGTACGCCCCGACGGGCGGGATCGTCGCCGCGCCGACGACGTCGCTGCCGGAGGAGATGGGCGGCGTCCGCAACTGGGACTACCGCTTCTGCTGGCTGCGCGACTCGACGCTGACCCTCTACGCGCTGCTGTCGGCGGGCTACCTGGAGGAGGCCGGCGCGTGGCGCGACTGGTTGCTGCGGGCGGTCGCCGGCGACCCGGCGGACCTCCAGATCATGTACGGCCTCGCGGGTGAGCGACGGCTGCCGGAGGCCGAGGTGCCGTGGCTGCGCGGGTACGGCGGCTCGCGGCCGGTGCGGATCGGCAACGCCGCCGTCAACCAGCGCCAGCTCGACGTGTACGGCCAGGTCATGGACTCCCTGTACCTGGCGCGGGAGGTGGGGATGCCGCCGCAGCGGCACGCCTGGGCGCTCCAGCTGAGTCTGCTGGGGTACCTGGAGTCGACGTGGCGTCAGCCGGACGAGGGCCTGTGGGAGGTGCGCGGGCAGCGGCGCCACTTCGTGCACTCGAAGGTCATGGCGTGGGTGGCCGCCGACCGGGCGGTGCGGACGCTGGAGCGGCACCCCGAACTGCCGGGGGACGTGGAGCGGTGGCGGACGATGCGCGACGAGGTGCACCGGGAGGTGTGCGCGCGGGGGTACGACCCGGCGCGCAACACCTTCACCCAGTCGTACGGCTCCGCCGAGTTGGACGCGGCGACGCTGCTGATCCCGCGCGTGGGCTTCCTGCCGCCGGACGACCCGCGCGTGGTCGGCACGGTGGAGGCGGTGGCGGCCGAGCTGGGGCACGACGGGTTCATCCACCGGTACAGCACGGACGGGATCGCGGTGGACGGACTGCCCGGCGGGGAGGGGACGTTCCTCGCCTGCTCGTTCTGGATGGCCGACGCGCTGAACATGATGGGCCGCAAGGACGAGGCGCGCGAGCTGTTCGAGCGGCTGCTGGGGGTGTGCAACGACGTGGGGCTGCTGGCGGAGGAGTACGACCCGGTGGCCGGGCGGCAGCTGGGCAACTTCCCGCAGGCGTTCAGCCACGTCGGGCTGGTCACGACCGCCCTCGCGCTGACGGCGGACGACGCGGCAGGATAG